A stretch of the Papaver somniferum cultivar HN1 chromosome 6, ASM357369v1, whole genome shotgun sequence genome encodes the following:
- the LOC113290862 gene encoding uncharacterized protein LOC113290862, whose amino-acid sequence MGRFIARSSYKCKAFFDTLRKGNRFVWTEECEQVFQKIKEYLASVPILQKLEPSEILTLYLAATSYVVSVVLIRDQGQGEKPIYYISKALSEAERNYTKVEHIIYALVIATQKLRIYFDAHTIRVFTKSQICQILDSMEKIGRVAKRNALIKQFHIIFETRKAEKSQIFADFLADLPLSDEAEIDDIPGMEEDKQEPEDMLEPQNSRRWEIFVDGSSNGEGAGIRIEITTPTENRLVYAFRLEFEQYTNNIAEYEAVIHGLHLARELGLLDVRLTSDSQLVIRQIELKYQTLDPVLSSYLKLTQEHTSKIDNVTFRDVCRKDNRHADALAFISSMLKDKNTIAVHIGRVYQPSIEGPTSGTEEYMSVQTRAMREAEEA is encoded by the coding sequence atgggaagattcatagcaagatcgtcATACAAGTGCAAAGCATTCTTcgacacactaaggaaaggaaacagATTCGTATGGACTGAGGAATGCGAACAAGTGTTCCAGAAAATCAAAGAATACTTAGCTTCAGTACCTATCCTACAGAAGCTAGAACCAAGTGAAATACTTACTttatacttagcagcaacaagctacgttgTGAGCGTGGTATTGATACGAGACCAGGGGCAAGGAGAAAAACCCATTTATTATATCAGCAAAGCACTCAGTGAAGCAGAGCGTAACTATACGAAGGTGGAGCAtattatatatgccttagtaatTGCAAcccaaaaactaaggatatactTTGATGCACATACCATACGAGTATTCACAAAATCCCAGATTTGTCAGATCCTTGACAGCATGGAGAAAATCGGGAGAGTAGCAAAACGGAATGCCTTGATTAAGCAATtccacataatctttgaaacCAGGAAAGCTGAGAAGTCACAAATTTTTGCAGACTTCTTAGCAGACCTGCCTCTCAGCGATGAAGCggagatagacgacatcccaggaatggaggaagacaagcaggAACCCGAAGACATGCTGGAACCCCAGAATTCACGAAGATGGGAAATATTTGTAGATGGCTCTTCAAACGGCGAAGGTGCAGGCATAAGGATCGAAATCACGACTCCTACAGAAAACCGACTAGTCTAtgcattcagattggaattcgaaCAATATACAAACAATATCGCTGAAtatgaggcggtcatacatggccTACACTTGGCAAGGGAGCTGGGGTTGTTAGATGTTCGGTTGACTAGTGACTCTCAGTTAGTCATTAGACAGATCGAactcaaataccaaactttggATCCGGTGTTATCTTCGTATCTCAAGTTAACCCAAGAACACACATCCAAAATCGACAATGTAACCTTCAGGGATGTATGCCGAAAGGATAACCGACATGCAGATGCCTTGGCATTCATATCTTCCATGTTGAAAGATAAAAACACCATCGCAGTGCATATTGGAAGAGTATATCAACCTTCGATAGAAGGGCCCACCTCAGGCACGGAGGAATACATGTCCGTCCAAACACGAGCCATGAGGGAAGCAGAAGAGGCATAG